From the Calonectris borealis chromosome 4, bCalBor7.hap1.2, whole genome shotgun sequence genome, one window contains:
- the SMIM19 gene encoding small integral membrane protein 19: protein MAAAAAGGAGGGGGGSAALGDSGAIDYSVHEAWNEATNVYLLVVLASLALLVYARRNKRRIMRIFTLPPAAETPPEPNFYDSMKKIRLRQQLEMYSIARKYEQQQPPKQTESVQLSVE, encoded by the exons atggcggcggcggcggccgggggagcagggggcggcggcggcggctcggcagCGCTGGGCGACAGCGGCGCCATCGATTACTCGGTGCACGAGGCGTGGAACGAGGCCACCAACGTCTacctgctggtggtgctggcCAGCCTCGCCCTCCTCGTCTACGCGCGGCG GAACAAGAGGAGGATCATGCGCATCTTCACCCTGCCCCCAGCCGCCGAGACGCCGCCCGAGCCCAATTTCTACGACAGCATGAAGAAGATCCGCCTGCGGCAGCAGCTGGAGATGTACTCCATCG caagGAAGTATGAACAGCAGCAGCCACCAAAACAGACTGAAAGCGTACAGCTCTCAGTGGAGTGA
- the POMK gene encoding protein O-mannose kinase: MENAEGTAMEKKPHFVRREFPPREVSSVSLALLLAAVLLLNALLYLYLNKFYISSGRAETDPGLCSFGYFRLGAVKNCSPWLSCEAINREVRKLKCVGEGAVKKVFLSEWKENKVVLSQLTNSELKEDFLHGLKMLKALQSKHVVRLLGYCEQQFTILTEYHPLGSLRGLNETLHIPKYKGMNTWHRRLMLAIDYVSIIRYLHSSPLGTLVMCDSNDLDKVLSQYLLTSDFHILVNDLDALPLVNRSAGRLVKCGHRELRGEFVAPEQRWPYGEEVPFEDDLMPPYDEKTDIWKIPDVSNFFLGHVEGSDIVRLHLFDIHAACKKKDPAERPSAQEVLDTYRKVLTLLIREAAMPGTREML; the protein is encoded by the exons ATGGAGAATGCAGAAGGCACGGCCATGGAAAAGAAACCGCATTTCGTTAGGAGGGAGTTTCCTCCCAGGGAGGTGTCGTCTGTCTCGTTGGCGTTACTGCTTGCGGCCGTCCTGCTCCTTAATGCCCTTCTCTACCTGTACCTCAACAAGTTTTACATCTCCTCGGGACGCGCTGAAACGGACCCCGGCCTCTGCTCTTTCGGGTACTTCAGATTGGGAGCGGTGAAGAATTGTTCCCCATGGCTCTCCTGCGAAGCCATAAATAGGGAAGTCAGGAAACTCAAGTGTGTTGGTGAAGGCGCTGTGAAAAAG GTCTTCCTTTCTgagtggaaggaaaacaaagtggTCCTTTCACAGCTCACCAACTCAGAGCTGAAGGAGGACTTTCTCCATGGACTGAAGATGCTGAAAGCACTTCAAAGCAAGCACGTTGTCCGGCTCCTTGGCTACTGTGAGCAGCAGTTCACAATCCTCACCGAATACCATCCTCTAGGCTCCTTGAGGGGCCTGAATGAAACTCTCCACATTCCCAAGTACAAGGGCATGAACACCTGGCATCGCAGGTTGATGCTTGCTATAGACTACGTGAGCATCATTCGGTACCTGCACAGCAGCCCTCTGGGCACCTTAGTGATGTGCGACTCGAATGATCTGGACAAGGTCCTCTCTCAGTATCTCCTTACAAGTGACTTTCACATCCTGGTGAATGATTTGGACGCTTTGCCTCTTGTGAACAGGAGTGCCGGCAGGCTGGTGAAGTGCGGTCATCGGGAGCTCCGGGGTGAGTTTGTAGCTCCTGAGCAGCGTTGGCCCTATGGAGAAGAGGTGCCATTTGAGGACGACCTCATGCCCCCCTATGATGAGAAAACAGACATCTGGAAAATCCCAGATGTCTCCAATTTTTTCTTGGGCCACGTAGAAGGAAGTGACATTGTGCGACTGCATTTGTTTGACATCCACGCAGCATGTAAGAAGAAGGACCCGGCTGAAAGGCCTTCTGCCCAAGAGGTCTTAGACACCTACAGGAAAGTTTTAACTCTGCTTATTCGGGAGGCGGCCATGCCTGGTACTAGGGAAATGTTATAG